In one Saimiri boliviensis isolate mSaiBol1 chromosome 21, mSaiBol1.pri, whole genome shotgun sequence genomic region, the following are encoded:
- the LOC101039299 gene encoding thymosin beta-4-like has translation MRYTDIEDRHRTQWWPLCRPDFARSCASLSFSSATMSDKPDMAEIEKFAKSKLKKTDTQEKNPLPSKETTEQEKQAGES, from the coding sequence ATGAGATACACTGACATAGAAGACAGACACAGAACTCAGTGGTGGCCACTATGCAGACCAGACTTTGCTCGTTCGTGCGCCTCACTCAGCTTTTCCTCCGCAACCATGTCTGACAAACCCGATATGGCTGAGATCGAGAAATTCGCTAAGTCAaaactgaagaagacagacaCGCAAGAGAAAAATCCACTGCCTTCCAAAGAAACAACTGAACAGGAGAAGCAAGCAGGCGAATCATAA
- the PANX2 gene encoding pannexin-2 isoform X1, translating to MHHLLEQSADMATALLAGEKLRELILPGAQDDKAGALAALLLQLKLELPFDRVVTIGTVLVPILLVTLVFTKNFAEEPIYCYTPHNFTRDQALYARGYCWTELRDALPGVDASLWPSLFEHKFLPYALLAFAAIMYVPALGWEFLASTRLTSELNFLLQEIDNCYHRAAEGRAPKIEKQIQSKGPGITEREKREIIENAEKEKSPEQNLFEKYLERRGRSNFLAKLYLARHVLILLLSAVPISYLCTYYATQKQNEFTCALGAAPDGPAGAGSAVRVSCKLPSVQLQRIIAGVDIVLLCVMNLIILVNLIHLFIFRKSNFIFDKLHKVGIKTRRQWRRSQFCDINILAMFCNENRDHIKSLNRLDFITNESDLMYDNVVRQLLAALAQSNHDATPTVRDSGVQTVDPSANPAEPDGAAEPPVVKRPRKKMKWIPTSNPLPQPFKEPLAIMRVENSKAEKPKPARRKTATDTLIAPLLDAGARAAHHYKGGGGDPGPAPTPPPAPDKKHARHFSLDVHPYILGTKKAKPEVVPAALPASRSQEGGFLSQADDCGLGLATVPAKDAPLPEKEIPFPSEPARAGLPSGAPFHVRSPPAAPAVAPLSPASLGKAEPLTILSRNATHPLLHINTLYEAREEDEGGPRLSQDVGDLIAIPAPQQILIATFDEPRTVPSAALQGTQLDWRAVLLPLHCLLPTGGWDRQHPPLPDWPPCPGESEGGSAALGGC from the exons atgcACCACCTCCTGGAGCAGTCGGCGGACATGGCGACCGCGCTGCTGGCGGGAGAGAAGCTGCGGGAGCTGATCCTCCCGGGCGCGCAGGACGACAAGGCGGGCGCGCTGGCCGCGCTGCTGCTGCAGCTGAAGCTAGAGTTGCCGTTCGACCGCGTGGTCACCATCGGCACGGTGCTGGTGCCCATCCTGTTGGTCACCCTGGTCTTCACCAAGAACTTCGCAG AGGAACCCATTTACTGTTACACCCCGCACAACTTCACCCGCGACCAGGCGCTGTATGCCCGCGGCTACTGCTGGACGGAGCTGCGGGACGCGCTGCCCGGCGTGGACGCCAGCCTGTGGCCGTCGCTGTTCGAGCACAAGTTCCTGCCCTACGCGCTGCTGGCCTTCGCCGCCATCATGTACGTGCCCGCGCTGGGCTGGGAGTTCCTGGCCTCCACGCGCCTCACCTCGGAGCTCAACTTCCTGCTGCAGGAAATCGACAACTGCTACCACCGCGCAGCGGAGGGCCGCGCGCCCAAGATCGAGAAGCAGATCCAGTCCAAGGGGCCGGGCATCACGGAGCGCGAGAAGCGCGAGATCATCGAGAACGCGGAGAAGGAGAAGAGCCCGGAACAGAACCTGTTCGAGAAGTATCTGGAGCGCCGCGGCCGCAGCAACTTCCTGGCCAAGCTGTACCTGGCGCGCCACGTGCTGATCCTGCTGCTGAGCGCCGTGCCCATCTCCTACCTGTGCACCTACTACGCCACGCAGAAGCAGAACGAGTTCACCTGCGCGCTGGGCGCGGCCCCAGACGGGCCGGCGGGTGCGGGGTCCGCTGTGCGCGTGAGCTGCAAGCTCCCGTCCGTGCAACTGCAGCGCATCATCGCGGGCGTGGACATCGTGCTGCTGTGCGTCATGAACCTCATCATCCTCGTCAACCTCATCCATCTCTTCATCTTCCGCAAGAGCAACTTCATCTTCGACAAGCTGCACAAGGTAGGCATCAAGACTCGCCGGCAGTGGCGCCGCTCGCAGTTCTGCGACATCAACATCCTGGCCATGTTCTGCAACGAGAACCGCGACCACATCAAGTCGCTCAACCGGCTGGACTTTATCACGAACGAGAGCGACCTCATGTACGACAACGTGGTCCGGCAGCTGCTGGCGGCACTGGCGCAGTCCAACCACGATGCCACGCCCACGGTGCGCGACTCGGGCGTGCAGACCGTGGACCCCAGTGCCAACCCCGCCGAGCCCGACGGCGCCGCGGAGCCGCCAGTGGTCAAGCGGCCGCGCAAGAAGATGAAGTGGATCCCCACCAGCAACCCGCTGCCGCAGCCCTTCAAGGAGCCGCTGGCCATCATGCGCGTGGAGAACAGCAAGGCGGAGAAGCCCAAGCCCGCGCGCCGGAAAACGGCCACGGACACGCTGATCGCGCCACTGCTGGATGCGGGCGCGCGTGCAGCCCACCACTACAAGGGCGGAGGCGGCGACCcgggccccgcccccaccccaccgcccGCCCCCGACAAGAAGCATGCGCGCCACTTTTCCCTGGACGTGCACCCCTACATCCTGGGCACCAAGAAGGCCAAGCCCGAGGTGGTGCCCGCTGCCCTGCCCGCCTCCCGGAGCCAGGAGGGGGGCTTCCTGTCCCAGGCGGACGACTGTGGGCTGGGCCTGGCCACGGTGCCCGCCAAAG ATGCTCCACTCCCCGAGAAGGAAATCCCGTTCCCCTCAGAGCCAGCCCGGGCAGGGCTTCCCTCGGGGGCCCCGTTCCACGTCCGCTCACCTCCCGCCGCCCCTGCTGTGGCCCCTCTGTcaccagccagcctgggcaaagccGAGCCCCTGACCATCCTGAGCCGAAACGCCACGCACCCGCTGCTGCACATCAACACGCTGTACGAGGCCCGCGAGGAGGATGAAGGGGGGCCCCGCCTGTCGCAGGACGTGGGCGACCTCATCGCCATCCCAGCCCCGCAGCAGATCCTCATCGCCACCTTCGATGAGCCGAGAACAGTC
- the PANX2 gene encoding pannexin-2 isoform X2, giving the protein MHHLLEQSADMATALLAGEKLRELILPGAQDDKAGALAALLLQLKLELPFDRVVTIGTVLVPILLVTLVFTKNFAEEPIYCYTPHNFTRDQALYARGYCWTELRDALPGVDASLWPSLFEHKFLPYALLAFAAIMYVPALGWEFLASTRLTSELNFLLQEIDNCYHRAAEGRAPKIEKQIQSKGPGITEREKREIIENAEKEKSPEQNLFEKYLERRGRSNFLAKLYLARHVLILLLSAVPISYLCTYYATQKQNEFTCALGAAPDGPAGAGSAVRVSCKLPSVQLQRIIAGVDIVLLCVMNLIILVNLIHLFIFRKSNFIFDKLHKVGIKTRRQWRRSQFCDINILAMFCNENRDHIKSLNRLDFITNESDLMYDNVVRQLLAALAQSNHDATPTVRDSGVQTVDPSANPAEPDGAAEPPVVKRPRKKMKWIPTSNPLPQPFKEPLAIMRVENSKAEKPKPARRKTATDTLIAPLLDAGARAAHHYKGGGGDPGPAPTPPPAPDKKHARHFSLDVHPYILGTKKAKPEVVPAALPASRSQEGGFLSQADDCGLGLATVPAKDAPLPEKEIPFPSEPARAGLPSGAPFHVRSPPAAPAVAPLSPASLGKAEPLTILSRNATHPLLHINTLYEAREEDEGGPRLSQDVGDLIAIPAPQQILIATFDEPRTVVSTVEF; this is encoded by the exons atgcACCACCTCCTGGAGCAGTCGGCGGACATGGCGACCGCGCTGCTGGCGGGAGAGAAGCTGCGGGAGCTGATCCTCCCGGGCGCGCAGGACGACAAGGCGGGCGCGCTGGCCGCGCTGCTGCTGCAGCTGAAGCTAGAGTTGCCGTTCGACCGCGTGGTCACCATCGGCACGGTGCTGGTGCCCATCCTGTTGGTCACCCTGGTCTTCACCAAGAACTTCGCAG AGGAACCCATTTACTGTTACACCCCGCACAACTTCACCCGCGACCAGGCGCTGTATGCCCGCGGCTACTGCTGGACGGAGCTGCGGGACGCGCTGCCCGGCGTGGACGCCAGCCTGTGGCCGTCGCTGTTCGAGCACAAGTTCCTGCCCTACGCGCTGCTGGCCTTCGCCGCCATCATGTACGTGCCCGCGCTGGGCTGGGAGTTCCTGGCCTCCACGCGCCTCACCTCGGAGCTCAACTTCCTGCTGCAGGAAATCGACAACTGCTACCACCGCGCAGCGGAGGGCCGCGCGCCCAAGATCGAGAAGCAGATCCAGTCCAAGGGGCCGGGCATCACGGAGCGCGAGAAGCGCGAGATCATCGAGAACGCGGAGAAGGAGAAGAGCCCGGAACAGAACCTGTTCGAGAAGTATCTGGAGCGCCGCGGCCGCAGCAACTTCCTGGCCAAGCTGTACCTGGCGCGCCACGTGCTGATCCTGCTGCTGAGCGCCGTGCCCATCTCCTACCTGTGCACCTACTACGCCACGCAGAAGCAGAACGAGTTCACCTGCGCGCTGGGCGCGGCCCCAGACGGGCCGGCGGGTGCGGGGTCCGCTGTGCGCGTGAGCTGCAAGCTCCCGTCCGTGCAACTGCAGCGCATCATCGCGGGCGTGGACATCGTGCTGCTGTGCGTCATGAACCTCATCATCCTCGTCAACCTCATCCATCTCTTCATCTTCCGCAAGAGCAACTTCATCTTCGACAAGCTGCACAAGGTAGGCATCAAGACTCGCCGGCAGTGGCGCCGCTCGCAGTTCTGCGACATCAACATCCTGGCCATGTTCTGCAACGAGAACCGCGACCACATCAAGTCGCTCAACCGGCTGGACTTTATCACGAACGAGAGCGACCTCATGTACGACAACGTGGTCCGGCAGCTGCTGGCGGCACTGGCGCAGTCCAACCACGATGCCACGCCCACGGTGCGCGACTCGGGCGTGCAGACCGTGGACCCCAGTGCCAACCCCGCCGAGCCCGACGGCGCCGCGGAGCCGCCAGTGGTCAAGCGGCCGCGCAAGAAGATGAAGTGGATCCCCACCAGCAACCCGCTGCCGCAGCCCTTCAAGGAGCCGCTGGCCATCATGCGCGTGGAGAACAGCAAGGCGGAGAAGCCCAAGCCCGCGCGCCGGAAAACGGCCACGGACACGCTGATCGCGCCACTGCTGGATGCGGGCGCGCGTGCAGCCCACCACTACAAGGGCGGAGGCGGCGACCcgggccccgcccccaccccaccgcccGCCCCCGACAAGAAGCATGCGCGCCACTTTTCCCTGGACGTGCACCCCTACATCCTGGGCACCAAGAAGGCCAAGCCCGAGGTGGTGCCCGCTGCCCTGCCCGCCTCCCGGAGCCAGGAGGGGGGCTTCCTGTCCCAGGCGGACGACTGTGGGCTGGGCCTGGCCACGGTGCCCGCCAAAG ATGCTCCACTCCCCGAGAAGGAAATCCCGTTCCCCTCAGAGCCAGCCCGGGCAGGGCTTCCCTCGGGGGCCCCGTTCCACGTCCGCTCACCTCCCGCCGCCCCTGCTGTGGCCCCTCTGTcaccagccagcctgggcaaagccGAGCCCCTGACCATCCTGAGCCGAAACGCCACGCACCCGCTGCTGCACATCAACACGCTGTACGAGGCCCGCGAGGAGGATGAAGGGGGGCCCCGCCTGTCGCAGGACGTGGGCGACCTCATCGCCATCCCAGCCCCGCAGCAGATCCTCATCGCCACCTTCGATGAGCCGAGAACAGTCGTGAGTACTGTGGAGTTTTGA